In Arthrobacter sp. StoSoilB5, one genomic interval encodes:
- a CDS encoding glycosyltransferase: MTNSSDVHLGLNNLVNNSFGQEISYGLPASTRDLPSVGVVLDEFSTQCFAPEARLWPISARDYAEALDRLRPEVLLVESAWSGNDGDWAFQITGPNGPRPAFYSLIQECRQQGIPTVFWNKEDPPHFEEFLPAAKEFDVILTSEESLIKDYAAAAGHENVATLPFAAQPRIHKPLRDSQSNVGNVAFAGQYFAHKFPERREQMNLLFPPSAELGLSIYSRALGGDPNYAFPEPYSQFVVGSLPYASMVKAYGHHKVFLNVNSVPQSKSMCARRIFELSSSKTAVVSVESEAISGAYAADEVFTVRTQSEAKEILGRLVKDHDFRERATHKAWRRTLEQHTYAQRMRQIYSMAGLEWKVPGDGVTAVLVSSSLSSLDRLISQAKEQTVELENVVVVCRVGLQDSEIREVLERRGVAESAVILRTPHDIKSFQPASPFVAVFSEAFDYAPNYLSDLRLYTLHHDESRVTGKAVTGTARKPDSAYIGDGWPEDTEGFRVLSGAWISPASADWKPLLVQEAMAPGSLFESSELVSISDRFNVRETSTSSDPSWTV, from the coding sequence GTGACGAACTCGAGCGACGTCCACCTTGGCCTGAATAACCTGGTAAACAATTCGTTTGGGCAGGAGATCTCCTACGGTCTCCCTGCTTCCACCCGCGATCTTCCGTCCGTTGGCGTGGTCCTGGACGAATTCTCTACGCAATGCTTTGCCCCTGAAGCGCGGCTCTGGCCGATATCTGCAAGGGATTATGCAGAGGCATTGGACCGTCTTCGTCCTGAAGTCCTCCTGGTTGAGTCTGCATGGAGTGGGAATGATGGTGATTGGGCCTTTCAGATCACCGGTCCCAACGGTCCCAGACCCGCCTTCTATTCACTGATCCAGGAGTGCCGCCAACAAGGCATCCCTACGGTCTTCTGGAACAAGGAAGACCCACCCCACTTCGAGGAATTCCTGCCTGCGGCCAAGGAATTCGATGTGATCCTGACGTCCGAAGAGTCGCTCATTAAGGACTACGCTGCCGCAGCGGGGCATGAGAACGTGGCAACTCTGCCATTCGCCGCGCAGCCGCGTATTCACAAGCCGCTCCGCGACTCACAGTCCAACGTGGGAAACGTAGCGTTCGCCGGTCAGTACTTTGCACACAAGTTCCCCGAACGCCGTGAGCAAATGAACCTGTTGTTCCCGCCTTCGGCAGAGCTCGGATTGTCGATCTACTCCCGGGCACTCGGCGGCGACCCGAACTACGCGTTCCCTGAACCATACTCACAGTTCGTTGTGGGTTCCCTGCCCTACGCCTCTATGGTGAAGGCCTACGGTCACCACAAGGTCTTCCTGAACGTAAACTCTGTTCCGCAGTCCAAGAGCATGTGCGCGCGGCGGATCTTTGAGCTGAGCAGCAGCAAGACCGCCGTAGTCAGTGTCGAATCAGAGGCCATTTCAGGGGCCTATGCCGCCGACGAAGTCTTCACGGTGAGAACGCAATCCGAGGCAAAGGAAATTCTCGGGCGTCTTGTGAAAGATCATGACTTCCGCGAGCGAGCCACTCACAAGGCTTGGCGCCGCACCCTGGAGCAGCACACCTACGCCCAGAGAATGCGGCAGATCTACTCCATGGCCGGGCTTGAGTGGAAAGTTCCTGGAGACGGTGTCACAGCTGTTCTCGTTTCGTCCTCGTTGTCTTCCTTGGACCGGCTCATCAGCCAGGCCAAGGAACAGACAGTCGAACTTGAAAACGTTGTGGTGGTTTGCCGCGTTGGACTGCAAGACTCAGAAATTCGTGAAGTATTGGAGCGCAGGGGAGTTGCCGAATCTGCTGTCATCCTCAGGACTCCGCACGACATTAAGAGTTTCCAGCCGGCTTCCCCATTCGTAGCCGTGTTTTCTGAAGCCTTTGATTATGCTCCCAACTACCTCAGTGATTTGCGGCTCTACACGCTTCACCACGACGAGTCCCGCGTTACTGGCAAGGCTGTTACCGGCACCGCCAGGAAACCGGATAGCGCCTATATTGGCGATGGCTGGCCTGAAGATACCGAAGGCTTCCGCGTCCTCTCTGGTGCATGGATATCGCCGGCGTCAGCTGACTGGAAGCCTCTCCTCGTGCAGGAAGCCATGGCTCCCGGCTCGCTGTTTGAGTCTTCCGAGCTGGTCAGTATCTCTGATCGGTTCAATGTCCGCGAGACCTCTACCAGTTCAGATCCGTCCTGGACGGTTTAG
- the wecC gene encoding UDP-N-acetyl-D-mannosamine dehydrogenase, translating into MNTINRVAVIGLGYIGLPTAAILATNGIEVIGVDVNQRTVDAVNAGQVPFVEPDLGVHVSGAVSQGHLSASTSTPQADAYIVAVPTPFKEDRSADLSYIEAAARGIAPQLQGGELLILESTSPPGATEHMANYILDLRPDLSLDGSDSKPAILVAHCPERVLPGRVMIELVTNDRIVGGMTAEAAEKAKHLYAVFCQGEILTTDAVTAEMAKLVENSYRDVNIAFANELSVISDKLGIDVWELIRLANHHPRVNILQPGPGVGGHCIAVDPWFIVAAAPEESRLIRTAREVNDSKPEWVFQQVLAALETLPGTAEVSVLGLAFKANIDDLRESPAIEIAAHLADALQDRRINVAEPHVEELPKQLANRSNVELVSIEDSIERSEVVVVLVDHDDVKAVAPELLQGKIVIDTRGALTLETTPASIAV; encoded by the coding sequence TTGAACACCATCAATCGAGTGGCCGTCATCGGCCTCGGATACATTGGCCTCCCGACGGCCGCCATCCTTGCAACCAACGGGATCGAGGTAATTGGTGTTGACGTTAACCAGCGTACGGTTGACGCCGTCAACGCTGGACAGGTCCCGTTCGTGGAGCCTGACCTCGGAGTCCACGTCTCCGGCGCCGTGAGCCAGGGCCACCTGAGCGCCAGCACGTCAACTCCCCAGGCGGACGCCTACATCGTTGCTGTGCCCACGCCGTTCAAGGAAGACCGCTCCGCTGACCTGAGCTACATTGAGGCCGCAGCCCGTGGCATCGCGCCTCAGCTCCAAGGTGGTGAGCTCCTGATCCTGGAATCCACCTCCCCTCCCGGCGCCACAGAGCACATGGCCAACTACATTCTGGACCTCCGGCCGGACCTCAGCCTTGATGGTTCCGACTCGAAGCCTGCCATCCTCGTGGCACATTGCCCTGAGCGAGTCCTTCCGGGACGGGTCATGATTGAACTCGTCACCAACGACAGGATTGTGGGCGGCATGACCGCTGAGGCAGCAGAGAAGGCCAAGCATCTCTACGCCGTCTTCTGCCAGGGCGAAATCCTCACCACGGATGCCGTCACCGCTGAAATGGCCAAGCTGGTGGAGAACTCCTACCGCGACGTCAACATTGCTTTCGCCAACGAGCTTTCTGTCATCAGCGACAAGCTGGGTATCGACGTTTGGGAACTGATCCGCCTGGCCAACCACCACCCGCGCGTCAACATTCTGCAGCCGGGTCCTGGCGTCGGTGGACACTGCATCGCCGTGGACCCGTGGTTCATTGTTGCAGCGGCTCCCGAGGAATCCCGCCTGATCCGTACGGCACGTGAAGTCAACGACTCCAAGCCGGAGTGGGTCTTCCAGCAGGTCCTGGCCGCTTTGGAGACGCTGCCCGGCACGGCAGAGGTGTCAGTCCTGGGACTCGCATTCAAGGCCAATATCGACGACCTCCGCGAATCACCCGCCATCGAGATAGCAGCACACCTCGCCGACGCCCTGCAGGATCGTCGTATCAACGTTGCCGAGCCGCACGTGGAAGAACTCCCCAAGCAGCTGGCTAATCGCAGCAACGTTGAGCTCGTTTCGATCGAAGATTCGATTGAGCGCTCAGAGGTTGTTGTTGTCCTGGTGGACCACGATGACGTCAAGGCCGTTGCGCCGGAGCTGCTGCAGGGCAAGATCGTCATTGATACGCGTGGTGCGTTGACGCTTGAAACCACGCCGGCGTCAATCGCTGTCTAA